The genomic segment GAGAAGTATCCGTCCGCGTCGAGCCGCGCGACGTCGCCCGTGAGCATCCAGCCGTCGCGCGTGTAGAGCTTCGCGTTCGCGGCGACGTCGTCGTAATAACCGCGGCACGCGAGCGGCCCGCGGCACGCGGGGATGCCGTGGCCGCTCGCGGTCACGTCTTCACCGGCGTCGTTGCACAGGCGCACGCGCATCGAGTCGATCAGGCGGCCTGCGGTCGTGAGGCGCTTCTCCTGCGAATCCCGCGTGGTCGTGCGCGAGAGCGCGCCCGTCTCGTTCGAGCCGTAGAACTGGAGCACGAGCGAGCCCGTGCGCTGCTCCCACTCGAGCGCGCGTTCATAGGGCACGGCCTCGCCGCCGGTGTAGAGCGCGCGCAGCGAGGAGAGGTCGGTGCGATCGAGCGCCGGCGAGTTCAGCATCATGATGAACTGCGTCGAGACCGCGGCGAGGACCGTCACGCGGTGGCGCTCGATCGCAGCGAGCGCGGCTTCGGGCGTGAACTTCTCGAGCACGACGCAGGGCGCGCCGAGCGCGGTGGGCGTGAAGTGCGCGGTCCAGAGGCCGAAGCCGAACGGCGCGGGCAGCACGGAAAAGAACACGTCGCGCGGCGTCATCTCGCCGGATTCGACGGCGAGCTCGTGGAAGTGGAACCAGCGCGCCTGGTGGTGGGTCACGCACTTCGGAAGGCCGGTGGTGCCAGACGTCGAGTTGAGCAGGAACAGGTCCTCGGCGCCGAGCCGCCGCGACGCGAGGTCCGCGGCGCTCACGCTTGTGCGAGGCGCGGCGGCATAACAAGTATCGCCCGCATCGAGCTGCGCCTCCGCGACGACGTGCTCGCGCAGCGGCAGCCCGGAGTCGCGCAGCTCGGCGAACAGCGCGCGAAGATCGAGCTCGCGCATCGACGCGCGCGACACGAGCGCTGCGGCACCGCTCTTCGCGACGAGGTGCCGAATCTCCTCGCGCCCCGCGCGCGGGCCGATGCCCATCACGACGAGCCCGGCCTTCTCACAGCCTACGAACGCGACGTGCACGCCCGGCCCATCCGGGAGCACCACCGCGACGCGCTCGCCAGGTGTTAGGCCGAGCGCCGCGAGGTGCTCCGCGAAGCGATCGCTGCGCTCCGCGTACTCGCGCCAAGTGAGCGAGCCCGCGTCGCCGAGGAACGCCGGTGCATCGGGCTGCGTGCGGGCGAGAGCGTCGATGCGCGTGGCGAGCGTCTGCATGAGGCGCGGGAGAGTTGCATAACTCCAGCGCCGCTGACTTACGCAAGAACGTCCCCAACTCCGAGTTACGCAATTCGCGCCTATGCCAGAATGCGCGCTCTCGGAGGCGCCATGCACGATCTTGCCGCTTTGCTCGATGCCGCGAAGAAACTGAACTCCGACGTGACGGCGCTACGGCGCGCGATTCACGCGGAGCCCGAGCTCGGGCTCGAGAACACCGCGACGCGCGCGAAGCTGCTCGCGTCGCTCGCGGGCCTGCCGCTCGAGATCGCGCAGCACGCGAAGTCGTCGGGCGTGGTGGCGACGCTGCGCGGCGCGAAGCCGGGCCGGCGCATCTTGTTACGGGCCGACACCGACGCGCTGCCGATGCCTGAGGACAACGACCTGCCGTTTCGCTCGCAGCGCCCGAACACGATGCACGCCTGCGGCCACGACGCGCACACCGCCATGCTCGCCGGCGCCGCGCGCCTGCTCGCGGCGCAGCGCCACGCCTTCGAGGGCGAGGTCGTGTTCATGTTCCAGCCCGGCGAAGAGGGCTACGCCGGCGCGAAGGTGATGCTCGACGAGGGCATGCCCGAAACCGACGGCGCGTTCGCCATCCACATCACGCCGCTGATTCCGAGCGGCATGATCGGCACGCGCTCCGGCGCGCTGCTCGCCTCCGCGGACTTCTTCACGATCACGATGAAGGGGAAGGGCGGGCACGGCTCGATGCCGCACGACTGCCGAGACCCGATTCCGGCCGCGGGCGAGTTCGCGACCGCGATTCAGACGTTCGTGACGCGCGAGATTCCCGTCTCCGATCCCGTCGTGATCACCGTGACGCGCATCGTGGGCGGCACGACCACGAACGTGATTCCGGAGACGGTGGAGCTGCAGGGCACGATCCGCGCGCTCTCGGAGCGCTCGCGCGCGAAGGCGCACGCGGGCCTCGAGCGCGTGGCGAAAGGCATCGCGGCGGCGCACGGCGTCGAGGCGATCGTGCAGCTGAACGCGGGCTACCCCGTCACGGTCAACGACGCGAAGTTCGAGGACTTCTCGCGCGGCGTGGCGCGCGACTTGTTGGGCGAACGCGGCGTGATCGAGTTCGACGCGCCGGTGATGGGCGCCGAGGACTTCTCGTACGTGCTTCAGCGCACGCCGGGCTCGATGGTGTTCCTCGGCCTGCGCCCGCAAGATCCATCGCTCGCCGCGCCGTGCCATTCGAACCGCATGCAGATCGACGAAGACGGCATGGCCTTCGGCGTGGCGCTGC from the Deltaproteobacteria bacterium genome contains:
- a CDS encoding acyl--CoA ligase, yielding MQTLATRIDALARTQPDAPAFLGDAGSLTWREYAERSDRFAEHLAALGLTPGERVAVVLPDGPGVHVAFVGCEKAGLVVMGIGPRAGREEIRHLVAKSGAAALVSRASMRELDLRALFAELRDSGLPLREHVVAEAQLDAGDTCYAAAPRTSVSAADLASRRLGAEDLFLLNSTSGTTGLPKCVTHHQARWFHFHELAVESGEMTPRDVFFSVLPAPFGFGLWTAHFTPTALGAPCVVLEKFTPEAALAAIERHRVTVLAAVSTQFIMMLNSPALDRTDLSSLRALYTGGEAVPYERALEWEQRTGSLVLQFYGSNETGALSRTTTRDSQEKRLTTAGRLIDSMRVRLCNDAGEDVTASGHGIPACRGPLACRGYYDDVAANAKLYTRDGWMLTGDVARLDADGYFSIVGRTADFIIRGGKNISGPAVEDAVSSHPAIALAAAVAWPDAVFGERVCVYAELRAGESLTLEDLTKHLEARGTSREWWPERLVVLGALPRASGGKVAKGELRADAMRRAAPTS
- a CDS encoding amidohydrolase; the protein is MHDLAALLDAAKKLNSDVTALRRAIHAEPELGLENTATRAKLLASLAGLPLEIAQHAKSSGVVATLRGAKPGRRILLRADTDALPMPEDNDLPFRSQRPNTMHACGHDAHTAMLAGAARLLAAQRHAFEGEVVFMFQPGEEGYAGAKVMLDEGMPETDGAFAIHITPLIPSGMIGTRSGALLASADFFTITMKGKGGHGSMPHDCRDPIPAAGEFATAIQTFVTREIPVSDPVVITVTRIVGGTTTNVIPETVELQGTIRALSERSRAKAHAGLERVAKGIAAAHGVEAIVQLNAGYPVTVNDAKFEDFSRGVARDLLGERGVIEFDAPVMGAEDFSYVLQRTPGSMVFLGLRPQDPSLAAPCHSNRMQIDEDGMAFGVALHAAVALRFLGGAPL